In Salinibacterium sp. ZJ70, one DNA window encodes the following:
- a CDS encoding phospho-sugar mutase, with the protein MAALEPIDAARAWAAQDPDEVTRAQLEALLARADAGDPDAHAEIASRFAGRLTFGTAGLRGELGAGPLRMNRVLVSQAAAGLAAYLLAREESPSIVIGYDGRRNSDIFARDTAEIMAGAGVRAILLPRLLPTPVLAFAVRHLDTTAGVMVTASHNPAADNGYKVYLGGPDHGSQIVAPADAEIHAAIAAAAERPITDYPRSTEITYADEAIVDEYVRRTAALIVEPQPLTVVYTAMHGVGWSVAKAVFDAAGVTNVISVAEQQDPDPAFPTVDFPNPEEPGAMDLAFAAAAAHGADLVLANDPDADRVAVGVPDGRGGWARLSGNEVGWLLGWRAVRRLEAAGISDGTFACSLVSSPALGVVARKHGFDFAETLTGFKWISRAGGLVYGYEEALGYLVDPEKVRDKDGISAAAEVVALFSELASQGISFDQHREDFADRFGAFASGQISIRVSDLARIPALMEKLRRTPPSEVGGLRVDRIDDFADGFGPFPASEILRFWFTDGSRVIVRPSGTEPKLKCYLDTFSDEGTAAERHEKAEAALAALDEGMRALLV; encoded by the coding sequence ATGGCGGCCCTCGAGCCGATCGACGCCGCACGCGCCTGGGCCGCGCAGGATCCGGATGAGGTGACGCGCGCCCAGCTCGAGGCGCTTCTGGCCCGAGCCGACGCCGGCGACCCGGATGCGCACGCTGAGATCGCGTCGCGCTTCGCGGGGCGTCTCACGTTCGGCACGGCAGGCCTCCGCGGCGAGCTCGGCGCCGGCCCCCTGCGCATGAACCGGGTGCTCGTGAGCCAGGCCGCCGCGGGTCTCGCCGCATATCTGCTCGCTCGCGAGGAATCACCGTCGATCGTCATCGGGTACGACGGCCGGCGCAACTCCGACATCTTCGCCCGCGACACCGCGGAGATCATGGCAGGCGCCGGCGTGCGTGCGATCCTGCTCCCCCGCCTGCTGCCGACGCCGGTTCTCGCCTTCGCTGTGCGGCACCTCGACACCACCGCGGGTGTCATGGTCACGGCCAGCCACAACCCCGCCGCCGACAACGGCTACAAGGTCTATCTCGGCGGCCCCGACCACGGCTCGCAGATCGTGGCGCCCGCCGACGCCGAGATCCATGCGGCGATCGCCGCGGCCGCCGAGCGTCCCATCACGGACTACCCGCGCTCGACCGAGATCACCTACGCCGACGAGGCCATCGTCGACGAGTACGTGCGACGCACAGCCGCGCTCATCGTCGAGCCGCAGCCGCTCACCGTCGTCTACACGGCCATGCACGGCGTCGGCTGGAGTGTCGCGAAAGCCGTCTTCGACGCCGCGGGCGTGACGAACGTCATCTCGGTCGCCGAGCAGCAGGATCCGGATCCCGCGTTCCCCACGGTCGACTTCCCGAATCCGGAGGAGCCGGGCGCGATGGATCTCGCGTTCGCAGCGGCCGCCGCGCACGGCGCCGACCTGGTGCTCGCGAACGATCCCGACGCGGATCGTGTCGCGGTGGGTGTTCCGGACGGACGCGGCGGCTGGGCCCGTCTCTCCGGCAACGAGGTGGGCTGGCTTCTCGGCTGGCGCGCGGTGCGTCGCCTGGAAGCGGCGGGCATCAGCGACGGCACGTTCGCGTGCTCCCTCGTGAGCTCGCCGGCGCTCGGCGTCGTCGCGCGAAAGCACGGCTTCGACTTCGCGGAGACGCTCACCGGATTCAAGTGGATCTCGCGCGCCGGCGGACTCGTCTACGGCTACGAGGAGGCCCTCGGCTACCTCGTCGACCCCGAGAAGGTTCGCGACAAGGACGGCATCTCGGCGGCCGCGGAGGTCGTCGCGCTGTTCTCGGAACTCGCGTCCCAGGGGATCTCGTTCGACCAGCACCGCGAGGATTTCGCCGACCGCTTCGGCGCGTTCGCATCCGGTCAGATCTCGATCCGCGTCTCGGATCTCGCCCGCATCCCCGCGCTCATGGAGAAGCTGCGCCGGACTCCGCCGAGCGAGGTCGGAGGCCTGCGCGTCGATCGCATCGACGACTTCGCCGACGGGTTCGGCCCGTTCCCGGCAAGCGAGATCCTGCGATTCTGGTTCACCGACGGCAGCCGCGTGATCGTGCGCCCGTCGGGAACCGAGCCGAAGCTCAAGTGCTACCTCGACACCTTCAGTGACGAGGGCACGGCGGCCGAGCGCCACGAGAAGGCGGAAGCCGCTCTCGCGGCTCTCGACGAGGGAATGCGCGCCCTGCTGGTGTAG
- a CDS encoding PTS sugar transporter subunit IIA, whose product MDRPNDLPALPDTGIVLAAAAGDWRSAVEIAGDALTASGATEAGYTSDMVRMIEDRGPYVVVAPGLALAHARPGVTVKRDGVAIVTLAEPVDFGHPYNDPVRVIVALAGASSASHLRLVAESANIFNDTDAVERLAAATDADTVREILGVRAEG is encoded by the coding sequence ATGGACAGACCGAACGACCTCCCCGCGCTGCCCGACACCGGCATCGTCCTCGCGGCGGCCGCCGGCGATTGGCGCTCCGCCGTCGAGATCGCCGGTGACGCGCTCACCGCATCCGGAGCCACCGAGGCCGGTTACACGTCCGACATGGTGCGGATGATCGAGGACCGCGGCCCGTACGTCGTCGTCGCGCCGGGCCTCGCCCTCGCGCACGCACGACCCGGAGTGACCGTCAAGCGCGACGGCGTCGCGATCGTGACGCTCGCCGAGCCGGTCGATTTCGGTCACCCCTACAACGACCCGGTGCGTGTCATCGTCGCCCTCGCGGGCGCATCGAGTGCGAGTCATCTGCGCCTCGTCGCCGAGAGCGCGAACATCTTCAACGACACCGACGCCGTCGAGCGCCTCGCGGCCGCCACGGACGCCGACACGGTGCGCGAGATCCTCGGCGTGCGCGCCGAGGGCTGA